In a single window of the Olivibacter sp. SDN3 genome:
- a CDS encoding aminotransferase class V-fold PLP-dependent enzyme: MKRRSLLKLLSVLPIGSAVGQPLWRDAIEQHRVGSPKNLFQELGVRTFINAAGTYTAMTGSLMRPEVLETINSSSTTFCMLDELQDKVGERIANLVKAESAVVTSGCFSAMTLGLAGILTGMDEKKVEQLPHLDGTDMKSEVICQKGHNIVYSHALRNTGCKIVQIETAEELRKAINPKTAMLFFLHIQSDQGLIMHEEWVSIAREFDIPTMIDIAADVPPVSNLWKFHEMGFDLVCVSGGKAIRGPQSAGLLMGKKKFIDAARLSMPPRGFNIGRGMKVNKEEILGMYMALEKFIQADHDAEWQQQEESVKKIAVAVQSLPTVSTEIVVPPLGNITPTLHIKWNPDQLGVKGVEVQEKLRAGNPSIEIGSATDDEITITSWMLQPGQDLVVAAHLKAAMS, encoded by the coding sequence ATGAAAAGAAGATCATTGCTAAAATTGCTTTCCGTACTGCCTATAGGCAGTGCGGTAGGGCAACCCTTATGGAGAGATGCCATCGAACAACATCGTGTCGGATCTCCCAAGAACTTATTTCAAGAGTTAGGTGTGCGTACCTTTATCAATGCCGCAGGCACGTATACCGCTATGACGGGGTCTTTGATGCGGCCTGAAGTTTTGGAAACGATCAATAGTAGTTCTACCACATTCTGTATGTTGGATGAATTGCAGGACAAGGTAGGCGAAAGGATTGCGAACTTGGTAAAAGCAGAATCTGCCGTAGTAACGTCAGGTTGTTTTTCTGCAATGACCTTAGGCTTGGCCGGAATATTGACCGGTATGGACGAAAAAAAGGTGGAACAACTACCTCATTTGGATGGAACCGACATGAAATCGGAAGTCATCTGCCAGAAAGGGCATAATATCGTTTATTCCCACGCGTTGCGCAATACGGGCTGTAAAATTGTTCAAATAGAAACGGCGGAAGAGCTGCGTAAAGCCATAAATCCAAAGACAGCGATGCTCTTTTTCCTTCATATCCAAAGCGACCAAGGGCTGATCATGCATGAAGAGTGGGTGAGCATAGCAAGGGAGTTTGATATACCTACGATGATTGATATCGCAGCTGATGTTCCGCCGGTATCAAACCTGTGGAAGTTCCACGAAATGGGTTTCGATCTGGTTTGTGTATCCGGAGGTAAAGCCATTAGAGGCCCGCAAAGCGCAGGCCTTCTTATGGGAAAGAAAAAATTCATAGATGCCGCCCGGTTGAGTATGCCTCCCCGTGGTTTTAATATTGGCCGCGGAATGAAAGTGAATAAAGAGGAGATCCTAGGAATGTATATGGCCCTGGAAAAGTTCATACAGGCCGACCACGATGCAGAATGGCAACAACAGGAGGAAAGCGTGAAAAAGATCGCGGTAGCCGTACAGTCGTTGCCAACCGTGTCTACCGAAATTGTCGTACCTCCTTTAGGAAATATAACCCCCACGCTGCATATTAAATGGAACCCGGACCAACTCGGTGTTAAGGGTGTAGAGGTACAGGAGAAATTACGTGCCGGAAATCCATCCATAGAAATCGGTAGCGCTACAGATGATGAAATAACCATCACGTCATGGATGCTGCAACCAGGACAGGACTTGGTAGTTGCAGCACATCTGAAAGCCGCTATGAGCTAA
- a CDS encoding RidA family protein produces the protein MKKNERRSAVKKLFTSLLGVTGFGLVAKATETTNHPAAKEVFNVKKQDDVPLFSGCTKFNGLLFVAGKGAHFEGDVKAHTDHVLKELEEELVKAGSSMEKVLKVNVYLADLADYKAMNEVFKGRFGNKPPVRTTVATYGGVPGDSLVEMDCIAYV, from the coding sequence ATGAAAAAGAATGAACGTAGATCCGCAGTGAAAAAATTATTCACGTCGCTATTAGGCGTTACTGGCTTTGGGCTCGTGGCTAAAGCAACTGAAACAACTAATCATCCGGCGGCCAAAGAAGTTTTCAATGTGAAAAAACAAGATGATGTACCACTTTTTTCCGGCTGTACAAAATTTAACGGCCTGCTGTTCGTCGCCGGTAAAGGTGCACACTTCGAAGGTGATGTCAAAGCACATACCGACCACGTATTGAAAGAGTTGGAAGAAGAGCTGGTAAAAGCAGGGTCCAGCATGGAGAAGGTCTTAAAGGTAAATGTTTATCTTGCAGATCTCGCAGATTACAAAGCCATGAATGAGGTTTTTAAAGGTCGTTTCGGAAACAAGCCACCAGTAAGGACTACAGTAGCTACTTACGGAGGCGTACCGGGAGATTCCTTAGTGGAAATGGATTGTATCGCTTATGTTTAA
- a CDS encoding RidA family protein translates to MKKAYLLLLCLSVHGWHMIAMGQDVAQDVEKRLTDLGVTLPKPKPPIANFLPAVRTGNLIYLSGHGPDLPEGRQVQGKVGQDLTIEEGQQAAKLVGISLLAALKAEIGDLNKVVRVVKVLGMVNATADFKDQPKVINGFSDFMVEVFGDKGKHARSAVGVGSLPNNIPVEIEMIVEVR, encoded by the coding sequence ATGAAGAAAGCTTATTTACTGCTGTTATGTCTATCGGTACACGGATGGCATATGATAGCTATGGGGCAAGATGTTGCACAAGACGTAGAGAAGCGTTTGACAGATTTAGGTGTTACCTTACCCAAACCAAAACCCCCGATTGCTAATTTCTTGCCCGCGGTTCGTACAGGGAATTTAATTTACCTCTCCGGTCATGGTCCGGATTTACCCGAGGGACGACAAGTGCAGGGAAAGGTAGGTCAGGACTTAACGATCGAAGAAGGACAGCAAGCAGCAAAATTGGTGGGCATATCATTATTAGCGGCTTTGAAAGCTGAGATTGGCGATTTGAACAAAGTGGTTCGTGTCGTGAAAGTGCTGGGAATGGTTAATGCAACTGCAGATTTTAAAGATCAGCCCAAGGTCATCAACGGTTTTTCCGATTTTATGGTGGAAGTGTTCGGCGATAAAGGAAAGCATGCTCGCTCGGCGGTAGGTGTTGGCTCACTTCCTAACAACATTCCTGTGGAAATCGAGATGATAGTAGAAGTAAGATAA
- a CDS encoding SusD/RagB family nutrient-binding outer membrane lipoprotein, with amino-acid sequence MNKIYPYLVFILALTFSNCTKDLEDLNVNPNASTTVVPGYMFTKAQLDAVSNNYIGAAYLTIGGSMQQTATYKEVPAAGDKYFNETYSYTSWEAYSTAVIEIQKVMDAVAEDPEQTNLLSIARIWKVFIFHRLTDLYGDIPYFESGLGLNGTYSPKYDEQSVVYADLLKELDEAAVALNADLPSYGNADLIYGGDIAKWRKFAYSLMLRLGMRLTNVDIAAAESWVRKAIEGGVVLADVDLARIAYVDGSQISQRNFIASGLLNTDYLNQQAVDNIEGGKLAETFINHLKNTNDPRLNVISVVRVRNATGTFVPDTTSSLQMGMPNARYNSFPENFATFSEPNPNTILRFDAPHLVLTPTEMYTLLAEASLRGWYDTDAAELYTQAVQSAMRQWALFGSYAEIAQNRIDFYLSGNPFASSGTFEDKLEQLYTHLWVSLFLQDEYEIFANWRRTGYPILTPVNYPGNLTGGTVPRRFVVPLTEENYNGENFREAVQRQGGTNALTSRVWWDQ; translated from the coding sequence ATGAATAAAATATATCCTTATCTGGTCTTTATACTGGCCCTGACGTTCAGCAATTGTACCAAAGATCTGGAAGATTTGAATGTAAATCCAAATGCCTCCACTACGGTGGTGCCTGGTTATATGTTCACCAAAGCGCAACTGGACGCTGTGAGCAACAATTATATTGGAGCCGCTTATCTTACTATCGGCGGATCGATGCAACAGACCGCTACCTACAAAGAAGTTCCCGCAGCAGGCGATAAATATTTTAACGAAACCTATTCTTACACCAGCTGGGAAGCGTATTCAACAGCAGTGATTGAAATACAAAAAGTAATGGACGCCGTAGCAGAAGATCCGGAGCAGACCAACCTCCTTTCCATTGCAAGAATCTGGAAAGTCTTTATTTTTCATCGACTGACAGACCTTTACGGCGATATTCCTTATTTTGAATCAGGATTGGGACTGAATGGTACCTATAGCCCCAAATACGACGAACAATCCGTTGTTTATGCCGATCTGCTAAAAGAACTGGACGAGGCGGCGGTAGCACTAAATGCAGACTTACCCAGTTATGGCAATGCAGACCTGATCTATGGGGGTGATATTGCGAAGTGGCGGAAGTTTGCTTACTCACTGATGCTCAGGTTAGGCATGCGTTTAACGAACGTTGACATCGCTGCAGCCGAGAGCTGGGTAAGGAAAGCGATAGAAGGAGGAGTAGTACTGGCTGACGTAGATCTAGCACGTATAGCTTATGTGGATGGCTCACAGATCAGTCAACGCAATTTTATTGCCAGTGGTTTACTAAATACAGACTATCTCAATCAGCAGGCGGTAGATAATATCGAAGGAGGAAAACTGGCTGAAACGTTCATCAATCATTTGAAAAACACCAACGATCCCCGGTTAAATGTGATCTCGGTGGTACGGGTAAGAAATGCTACCGGAACCTTTGTGCCCGATACCACTAGCAGCCTGCAAATGGGCATGCCGAACGCTCGGTACAACTCGTTCCCCGAAAATTTTGCCACCTTCTCCGAACCGAATCCGAATACGATCCTTCGCTTCGATGCACCACATTTAGTATTAACCCCTACAGAAATGTACACCTTGTTAGCGGAAGCGAGTCTTAGGGGATGGTATGATACGGATGCCGCTGAGCTTTATACGCAGGCGGTGCAATCTGCGATGCGCCAATGGGCTTTGTTCGGATCATATGCAGAAATTGCCCAAAACCGGATCGATTTTTACCTCAGTGGAAACCCTTTCGCCAGCAGCGGGACCTTTGAAGATAAATTGGAGCAACTGTATACGCATTTGTGGGTGAGCTTATTTCTACAGGATGAGTACGAAATCTTTGCGAACTGGCGGAGAACCGGATACCCTATACTAACGCCCGTTAACTACCCTGGTAATCTGACGGGAGGCACAGTCCCGAGACGTTTTGTCGTACCTCTGACCGAAGAAAACTATAACGGTGAAAATTTCCGGGAAGCGGTACAAAGGCAAGGGGGAACGAACGCGCTTACCAGCCGTGTATGGTGGGATCAATAA